A section of the Rhizobium sp. SSA_523 genome encodes:
- a CDS encoding alpha/beta hydrolase: MSTDHFRWRHLCLLLALVSASQAVARDGPIRPFKDELFSRQAVIESRDGGAFQIIDYQEMRDINGRDEEPERRVKSAYVDTGVRRSQTNETLALAASRLDVARVGPLRDAGFTVIFIHGRGGDRRLGVNDFTFGGNFNRLKNLVLRNGGVYYAPSVKTFDPNGAADIAALVRHVFELSKGRPVVLACASMGGFICQSISRDKEAVRYLKGLVMMGGPPDPGFLTTPAARLKLPVFLAHGSNDSVYPAQNQVALYEKMRARNYPAQLRLFNTGGHGTPIRMSDWREILNFLLASP, from the coding sequence ATGTCCACAGATCATTTTCGCTGGCGGCACCTCTGTCTGCTTCTGGCCCTCGTTTCGGCCAGTCAGGCTGTCGCGCGCGACGGTCCGATCCGCCCTTTCAAGGACGAGCTGTTTTCCCGCCAGGCGGTGATCGAGAGCCGCGACGGCGGCGCCTTCCAGATCATCGACTATCAGGAGATGCGCGATATCAACGGCCGCGACGAGGAGCCGGAACGGCGCGTCAAATCCGCCTATGTCGATACCGGCGTCCGCCGCTCCCAGACCAATGAAACGCTGGCGCTTGCCGCAAGCCGCCTGGATGTGGCACGGGTCGGGCCGCTGCGCGATGCGGGCTTCACGGTCATCTTCATCCACGGGCGCGGCGGCGACCGGCGGCTGGGCGTCAACGACTTCACCTTCGGCGGCAATTTCAATCGGCTGAAAAATCTCGTTTTGCGCAATGGCGGCGTCTATTACGCGCCCTCGGTGAAAACCTTCGATCCCAATGGCGCCGCCGATATTGCGGCCCTGGTGCGCCATGTCTTCGAATTGTCGAAGGGGCGGCCGGTGGTTCTGGCCTGCGCCTCGATGGGCGGCTTCATCTGCCAGAGCATCAGCCGCGACAAGGAGGCGGTGCGCTATCTCAAGGGACTGGTGATGATGGGCGGCCCGCCGGATCCCGGCTTCCTCACCACGCCGGCGGCGCGGCTGAAACTGCCGGTTTTCCTGGCGCATGGCAGCAATGACTCGGTCTATCCGGCACAGAACCAGGTGGCGCTTTACGAGAAGATGCGCGCGCGCAACTATCCGGCTCAGCTGCGCCTGTTCAATACGGGCGGCCACGGCACCCCGATCCGGATGAGCGACTGGCGCGAGATCCTGAACTTTCTTCTGGCGTCCCCTTAG